Proteins from a genomic interval of Sulfurospirillum oryzae:
- a CDS encoding pyridine nucleotide-disulfide oxidoreductase/dicluster-binding protein, producing the protein MDLDKLLEIGNQCIHSEPPICVASCPVHLDVIAFVSEIEKGDFAKAYKIMENRIPFSRLIGKICNHPCETQCIRKEIGGSIRISELEKTVIDLGYVLPKKSLSLPKQKGTVAVVGGGLSGIVVAVELDKKGYQVTIYEKSNRIGGSLWDYEGKGLETSVIEEELSVIEKKGILVYFNTEVSQEDLKNYSEKYDAVYLGTGVWDKVYEINPHTFQANESSLFIGGKIQNNSGGIIDFVSSGKRSAVSIDRYITKTSMLASREREGVFKTKLDFKIDKVQPLETIVKSADVYGENEATQEAKRCLKCQCNECINACVHLQRFNITPDSYIRTINQNERIILGTHHANKMINSCTQCGLCQVVCPVDIGMKEIIHLTRESMVEKGKMPLSAHDFALKDMQFSHSDYFSMVRKQPSKEQSKDLFYYPVIAFSAYARGLYKGSGKTGYLFYPGCQLSSTHTDYIGNIYKHLVGVIKDKDADNDVGLYLGCCGAPADWAGRLDLMPESIQKIHKTWEEMGEPTFILACSSCAATFEKYLPMIKTISLWEVFDKYGLPEVDIKKGKRELCIHDACATRHNAGIHDSVRSIVKTLGYTIQELEYSKEKAKCCGYGGLVSNANPEQAEDFVKDRISESEQDVLVYCAMCKAAIVKGNKKAYHILDIIYGNEVNQDAPQKMPTLSDRQNNRKRVKKELLKEIWNEEEEVCPMSKAYDFTLHLADEIVALMEKRFILLSDIEKVVDHSITHKERFFNPQTSSYLARLRIQNVTFWVEYEEEGNNISIKDVYSHRMEVVES; encoded by the coding sequence ATGGATTTAGATAAATTACTGGAAATTGGCAATCAATGTATTCATTCAGAACCTCCGATATGTGTAGCATCGTGTCCTGTTCATTTGGATGTGATTGCATTTGTGTCTGAAATTGAAAAAGGTGATTTTGCCAAAGCTTACAAAATCATGGAAAACAGAATTCCTTTTAGCAGACTTATTGGAAAAATTTGTAACCACCCTTGCGAAACGCAGTGTATTCGAAAAGAGATCGGTGGAAGTATACGCATCAGCGAACTTGAAAAAACCGTTATTGATTTAGGCTATGTGCTACCTAAAAAATCACTCTCTTTACCAAAACAAAAAGGCACGGTTGCCGTTGTTGGTGGAGGATTAAGTGGTATTGTTGTCGCCGTTGAATTGGATAAAAAAGGCTATCAAGTCACGATTTATGAAAAATCCAACCGAATAGGCGGAAGCCTTTGGGATTATGAAGGCAAAGGTTTAGAGACCAGTGTTATTGAAGAAGAACTCTCCGTGATTGAAAAAAAAGGCATTTTGGTTTATTTTAATACTGAAGTGTCACAAGAAGATCTAAAAAATTATAGTGAAAAATACGATGCTGTTTATTTAGGTACGGGTGTTTGGGACAAAGTATATGAGATTAACCCCCATACATTTCAAGCGAATGAATCCTCTTTATTTATTGGAGGCAAAATTCAAAATAACAGCGGCGGTATTATTGATTTCGTAAGTTCTGGCAAACGCTCTGCCGTCTCGATTGATCGCTACATTACAAAAACATCTATGTTGGCATCACGAGAACGTGAGGGAGTTTTTAAAACAAAATTAGATTTTAAAATTGATAAAGTACAACCCCTTGAAACGATTGTAAAAAGCGCGGATGTTTATGGGGAAAATGAAGCAACACAAGAGGCAAAACGATGCCTCAAATGCCAATGCAATGAATGTATAAACGCGTGTGTCCACCTGCAACGTTTCAACATCACACCTGATAGTTATATTCGAACGATTAATCAAAATGAACGCATTATTTTAGGAACTCACCATGCCAATAAAATGATTAACTCATGCACACAGTGTGGTTTGTGTCAAGTTGTTTGCCCTGTTGATATTGGCATGAAGGAGATCATTCATCTCACAAGGGAAAGTATGGTTGAAAAAGGAAAAATGCCACTCTCGGCACATGATTTTGCACTCAAAGATATGCAGTTTAGCCATAGTGATTACTTCTCGATGGTTCGTAAACAACCGAGTAAAGAACAATCCAAAGATCTTTTTTATTATCCTGTCATCGCCTTTTCAGCGTATGCGAGAGGATTGTATAAGGGATCAGGAAAAACGGGTTATCTCTTTTACCCAGGGTGTCAACTGAGCTCAACGCATACGGATTATATTGGTAATATTTATAAGCATTTGGTGGGCGTGATTAAAGACAAAGATGCTGACAATGATGTTGGTCTTTATTTGGGTTGTTGTGGGGCACCTGCTGATTGGGCGGGAAGGCTTGATCTGATGCCTGAAAGTATCCAAAAAATACACAAAACATGGGAAGAGATGGGTGAGCCAACATTTATCTTAGCCTGTTCAAGTTGTGCGGCAACGTTTGAAAAGTATCTGCCGATGATCAAAACCATCTCCTTATGGGAAGTGTTTGACAAATACGGTTTACCTGAGGTTGATATTAAAAAAGGGAAGCGAGAACTTTGCATTCATGATGCGTGTGCGACTAGGCACAATGCAGGGATTCATGATAGTGTACGAAGCATCGTGAAAACCTTAGGCTACACCATTCAAGAGCTTGAATACTCCAAAGAAAAAGCAAAATGTTGTGGTTACGGTGGTTTAGTCTCAAATGCCAATCCTGAGCAAGCAGAAGATTTTGTAAAAGATCGAATCAGTGAGAGTGAACAAGATGTTCTTGTCTATTGTGCGATGTGTAAAGCTGCTATCGTCAAAGGCAACAAAAAAGCGTATCACATTTTGGACATCATTTATGGCAATGAAGTTAACCAAGATGCCCCACAAAAAATGCCAACACTCTCAGATCGACAAAACAATCGAAAGCGAGTTAAAAAAGAGCTTCTTAAAGAAATATGGAACGAAGAGGAGGAGGTGTGTCCTATGAGTAAGGCTTATGATTTTACACTACATCTTGCAGACGAAATAGTTGCACTCATGGAAAAGCGATTTATTTTGCTGAGTGATATTGAAAAAGTAGTGGATCATTCTATTACACACAAAGAGCGATTTTTCAACCCTCAAACATCAAGTTATCTTGCACGTCTGAGAATTCAAAATGTGACATTTTGGGTGGAGTACGAAGAAGAGGGCAATAACATCTCGATTAAAGATGTTTACAGCCATAGAATGGAAGTGGTGGAGTCCTAA
- the trsS gene encoding radical SAM (seleno)protein TrsS, producing MTFDPLMHTESLCPICLNKLEAFIVEEKDGAFMLKTCLEHGTFETVLWRGATPMREWIRIKERAYIKNPITPVEHGCPYDCGLCSAHRQHTCTALIEVTSRCNLNCRFCFADALDAKSIDPSLEQLRFQFENILKVSGKCNIQLSGGEPTVRDDLSEIIRIGVELGFPFIQVNTNGIRMAKDEAYVKALKEAGLNSIFLQFDGINDAIYEKLRGKALFDVKCQAIENCRKHGIGVVLVPTIVPHINVDSIGEIIRFGISRSPAIRGVHFQPVSYFGRIPEAPKDEDRITLPEVMECICEQTHQMVSMQSMQPPGCENALCSFNGNYLIEEGVLKPISKRSCCSSESEKAEVGATKAKAFVARNWSYQKQVQEEKLSDWDKILSSIQNNAFSLSGMAFQDAWNVNLERIRDCCIHVSTLDGKLIPFCMYNMTNMNGESLYRDTKRK from the coding sequence ATGACGTTTGATCCTTTGATGCACACTGAAAGCCTTTGCCCTATCTGTTTGAATAAGCTTGAGGCTTTTATTGTCGAAGAAAAGGATGGTGCGTTCATGCTCAAAACATGTTTAGAACATGGAACGTTTGAAACGGTGTTATGGCGAGGTGCAACACCGATGCGTGAGTGGATTCGCATCAAAGAGAGAGCCTACATCAAAAATCCCATTACGCCAGTCGAACATGGGTGCCCGTATGATTGTGGGCTTTGCAGTGCGCACAGACAACATACCTGCACGGCGCTCATTGAGGTGACATCTCGTTGTAACCTTAACTGTCGTTTCTGTTTTGCGGATGCACTGGATGCTAAAAGTATCGATCCCTCGCTAGAGCAGTTGCGTTTTCAGTTTGAGAACATTTTAAAGGTCTCAGGTAAATGCAACATCCAACTCTCAGGTGGAGAGCCAACAGTGAGAGACGATCTTTCAGAGATTATTCGTATAGGCGTTGAACTTGGTTTTCCTTTTATTCAGGTCAATACCAATGGCATCCGAATGGCAAAAGATGAAGCGTACGTAAAAGCCCTCAAAGAAGCGGGGCTTAACTCTATCTTTTTACAATTTGATGGCATTAATGATGCGATTTATGAAAAACTGCGTGGAAAGGCTCTCTTTGATGTTAAATGCCAAGCGATTGAAAATTGCCGAAAACACGGCATTGGCGTTGTGCTTGTTCCTACCATCGTACCCCATATCAATGTGGATAGTATTGGTGAGATCATACGTTTTGGCATAAGCAGGTCTCCTGCGATTAGAGGTGTGCATTTTCAACCGGTAAGCTATTTTGGACGTATTCCCGAAGCGCCAAAAGATGAAGATCGCATTACGCTGCCTGAAGTGATGGAGTGCATTTGCGAACAAACCCATCAGATGGTCAGTATGCAAAGTATGCAACCCCCAGGATGTGAAAATGCGCTCTGTTCGTTTAATGGTAATTATCTGATAGAAGAGGGTGTTTTAAAGCCTATTAGCAAACGCTCTTGTTGTTCCAGTGAAAGTGAAAAAGCAGAAGTAGGAGCGACCAAGGCTAAAGCGTTTGTGGCACGTAATTGGTCGTATCAAAAACAAGTCCAAGAAGAGAAACTCTCAGATTGGGACAAAATCCTAAGCTCCATTCAAAACAACGCTTTTAGCCTCTCTGGTATGGCGTTTCAAGATGCTTGGAATGTGAATTTGGAACGCATTCGAGATTGTTGTATTCATGTCTCTACTCTTGATGGAAAGCTTATCCCTTTTTGCATGTATAACATGACCAATATGAATGGAGAGTCTCTTTATCGAGACACAAAGAGGAAATGA
- a CDS encoding FIST N-terminal domain-containing protein, with protein sequence MKTYNFCYETGSLPSIINFTLFEHEKNILVQIFCGQGKEVLKYVSDVILSHIPHAICLGTTTDGEIFGERITTLQTIISISIFEHTFIKTAYIQDEDSFQCGMQLASDLITPNTKLLILFSDGTRMNAEEFLKGVESYDPTIPICGGMAGDNGKFEQTYISSQNTILSEGVVGVSLNSDILRVATDYKFDWKPIGLEHTITKVQDNKVYLIDNIKAAEFYDKYLGSNFSQTEFPLILEKNGIIMARAVIGKHEDGSLSYSGNFKEGDKVRIGFGDAESLMKDPIEVLENLHSIDVETFFIFSCMARRRFMPFLIKLGIGSFSKTAATSGFFTYSEFYHQNGHNKLLNQTLTVVALSESGKSVPALRSTNKEESKKDTSYSKTIESLTHLIEQSARDYDEQSKRLEQQMNYSKNLLESHRQFLRYTVHEMNTPLSVIMSNIELHEMEFGKSVYLENIEVGIKSIFSMYDDLSYLVKKDHIHYLKQKIDLVDYVRSRIDFFAQVADKAKSMFLFETNHNKIYISFNETKLQRIIDNNLTNAIKYTFENEKIIVSLHKENDNCHFCVASHSRKIQKPEKIFEEFYREEKAQDGFGLGLNLVKRICKEENVKITLHSDETITSFSYQFKVDNA encoded by the coding sequence TTGAAAACATACAATTTTTGTTATGAAACAGGATCACTACCGAGTATTATAAATTTTACGCTATTTGAACATGAAAAAAATATTTTAGTACAGATATTTTGTGGTCAAGGGAAAGAAGTATTAAAGTACGTTAGTGACGTCATCCTCAGCCATATTCCTCACGCCATTTGTCTAGGAACTACAACCGATGGAGAAATATTCGGTGAGCGCATTACAACATTGCAAACCATTATTTCCATTAGTATTTTTGAACACACTTTCATCAAAACAGCCTATATCCAAGACGAAGATTCGTTTCAATGCGGCATGCAGTTGGCATCTGATTTGATTACTCCCAATACAAAGTTGCTCATTCTTTTTTCAGATGGTACCCGTATGAATGCAGAAGAGTTTTTAAAAGGTGTTGAGTCTTATGATCCGACAATACCTATTTGTGGCGGTATGGCAGGAGATAATGGAAAATTTGAGCAAACCTATATTTCTTCACAGAACACTATTTTAAGTGAAGGGGTCGTTGGTGTCTCTTTAAATTCTGATATTCTTCGCGTTGCTACGGATTATAAATTTGACTGGAAACCTATAGGATTAGAGCATACGATTACAAAAGTCCAAGATAATAAAGTTTACTTGATAGACAATATAAAAGCTGCCGAGTTTTACGATAAATACCTCGGCAGCAATTTCTCACAAACAGAATTTCCCTTAATCCTTGAAAAAAATGGCATCATTATGGCAAGAGCTGTCATTGGAAAACATGAAGATGGAAGTCTAAGTTACAGTGGCAATTTCAAAGAAGGTGATAAAGTCAGAATTGGCTTTGGCGATGCCGAGTCTTTAATGAAAGATCCCATAGAAGTCTTAGAAAACTTGCATTCTATTGATGTAGAAACATTTTTTATCTTCTCTTGTATGGCACGCAGAAGGTTTATGCCATTTTTAATCAAACTGGGTATTGGGTCATTTTCAAAAACAGCCGCAACTTCAGGATTTTTCACCTATTCAGAATTCTATCATCAAAATGGACACAATAAACTCCTCAATCAAACACTCACGGTTGTTGCGTTAAGTGAATCGGGAAAGAGTGTCCCTGCTTTAAGAAGCACAAATAAAGAGGAAAGTAAAAAAGACACCTCTTATTCTAAAACGATTGAATCATTGACTCACTTAATTGAACAAAGTGCAAGGGATTATGATGAGCAGTCTAAACGCTTAGAGCAACAGATGAATTATTCAAAAAACCTTTTGGAATCTCATAGGCAATTTTTACGCTACACGGTTCACGAGATGAACACTCCTTTAAGTGTCATTATGAGCAATATAGAACTGCATGAGATGGAATTTGGAAAAAGTGTTTATTTGGAAAATATTGAAGTTGGCATTAAAAGTATTTTTTCGATGTACGATGATTTGAGTTATTTGGTTAAAAAAGACCATATTCACTATTTGAAACAAAAGATTGATTTAGTCGATTATGTTCGTAGTCGCATCGATTTTTTTGCTCAAGTTGCCGATAAAGCAAAATCCATGTTTCTCTTTGAAACGAATCACAATAAGATTTATATCTCCTTTAATGAGACAAAATTGCAACGCATCATCGACAACAACCTCACCAATGCTATCAAATATACATTTGAGAATGAAAAGATTATTGTTTCTTTACATAAAGAGAACGATAACTGCCATTTTTGTGTAGCATCTCATTCACGAAAAATTCAAAAACCTGAAAAAATATTTGAAGAATTCTACCGTGAAGAGAAAGCACAAGATGGCTTTGGGCTGGGGCTCAATCTCGTTAAAAGAATTTGTAAGGAAGAAAACGTGAAAATTACACTGCATTCAGATGAGACAATCACATCCTTTTCGTATCAATTCAAGGTTGACAACGCATGA
- the trsM gene encoding DVU_1556 family methyltransferase: protein MINVYESSCMQEATGETLRPGGFKLTDKAVDFCALRKQDRILDLGCGMGATASYLYKNHGIKVVGIDPSEKLLAVAKAKNPFATFISGSGDSLPFENESFECVLAECTLSLMNDLHVTLKEVFRVLEKGGWFVINDVYAKNPETISQLDNFSITSCMRGMHDLLSLKEMLEKIGFEIMLLEDCSSLLKELMVKIIFSHGSMGTFWNKTIEGEAPQTCCFFEQNIKQCKPGYFILIGKKGEK from the coding sequence GTGATAAACGTTTATGAAAGTAGCTGTATGCAAGAAGCCACAGGTGAAACCTTGCGTCCAGGAGGATTTAAACTCACTGATAAAGCAGTTGACTTTTGTGCTTTACGTAAACAAGACCGAATCCTTGATTTGGGGTGTGGTATGGGGGCTACTGCTTCGTATCTTTACAAAAATCATGGGATAAAAGTTGTTGGCATTGATCCTTCTGAAAAATTGCTTGCAGTTGCAAAAGCAAAAAACCCTTTTGCGACTTTCATTTCAGGCTCAGGTGATTCTCTTCCTTTTGAAAATGAAAGTTTTGAGTGTGTTTTAGCAGAGTGTACGTTGTCGCTTATGAATGATTTACATGTAACGCTAAAAGAGGTGTTTAGAGTTTTAGAGAAAGGCGGCTGGTTTGTGATCAACGATGTTTATGCGAAAAATCCTGAAACCATAAGCCAACTGGATAATTTTTCCATCACTTCGTGTATGCGTGGAATGCATGATCTACTTTCTTTAAAAGAGATGTTAGAAAAGATTGGCTTTGAAATTATGCTTTTGGAGGATTGTTCTTCTTTACTCAAAGAACTCATGGTCAAAATCATTTTTTCACACGGGTCTATGGGAACTTTTTGGAATAAAACCATTGAAGGCGAAGCACCCCAAACATGCTGTTTTTTTGAACAAAATATCAAACAATGCAAACCTGGTTATTTTATCTTAATCGGGAAAAAAGGAGAAAAGTAA
- a CDS encoding molybdopterin-dependent aldehyde oxidoreductase, giving the protein MLKRTIIINGAKTTLVADAEEKLSDVLRKQLGLTGTKVGCGSGECGTCTVILNNKLVRACITKMKKVEDNDEIITIEGVGTKDKLHPLQIAWMVHGGAQCGFCTPGFIVSAKALLEQNDNPTREEVRDWFQKNKNLCRCTGYKPLVDAVMDAAKLVRGEMTVKDFWKKIPEGASLIGSSLIRPSAMAKVMGTWDFGADLGLKLPSTTLHAKLVQAKVSHANIISIDTEEAKKVPGVVAVLTYKDVKGTNRINGLAFPSNKGDGLDRPILNDKKIFQFGDAIAIVLADNEKAAHAGVDKVKVVLEELPAYMNAPDAMADDAIEIHPGTPNVYFTNYIAKGGETSSIMKSAPHVVEDNFYVQRQPHLPLEPDVGFAYVNDEGKLIIHSKSIALHFHSLMIAEGLGMKAEDVFIVQNNIGATFGYKFSPTIEALLGVATLATGRPVYLEFNMFQQITYTGKRSPFWTTMKMAADKEGKLLALESDWSVDHGPYSEFGDLLTQRGFQFGGAGYNIANIRGNGRTVCTNHGWGSAFRGYGAPEIMFPSEVLIDELAVKAGFDPFEFRYKNIYRPGATTPTGCAPDAYCLEGLFDKSRPVYELAKKTAAAKNAASDGVKKYGVGVSVNIYGCGLDGPDTSEAWAEITPKGVAVGTSWEDHGQGADIGTLTYAHETLRPLNLTVDQIDLVMNDMTKTPNSGPSGGSRQNLVTGNAITVACRNLLEGLKKADGTYRTYAEMVAEGREVKYMGKWTAPCTDTPPTGGQGNPFAGYMYGVCVAEVEVDVTTGKTQVEKMTLASDIGTIINKLAADGQMYGGLTQGIGLALSEDFDDLKKHTTLTGCGIPKIKDVPDSLNLIYTETPRANNFYGASGAGEMPLAAPHAAIINAIYNACGARVTHLPARPEKVLAALKK; this is encoded by the coding sequence ATGTTAAAAAGAACAATAATTATCAATGGTGCCAAAACAACTTTGGTTGCAGATGCAGAAGAAAAATTATCTGATGTATTACGAAAACAGCTCGGACTTACAGGAACAAAAGTAGGTTGTGGTAGCGGAGAATGTGGTACGTGTACCGTTATTCTTAACAACAAACTCGTTAGAGCTTGTATTACTAAGATGAAAAAAGTTGAAGATAATGATGAAATCATCACCATTGAAGGTGTAGGTACTAAAGACAAGCTTCACCCACTTCAAATTGCATGGATGGTACATGGTGGCGCACAATGCGGTTTCTGTACTCCAGGTTTCATCGTTTCAGCTAAAGCACTTCTTGAGCAAAATGACAATCCAACCCGTGAAGAAGTCAGAGACTGGTTCCAAAAAAATAAAAACTTGTGTCGTTGTACAGGATACAAACCTCTCGTTGATGCGGTTATGGATGCTGCAAAACTTGTTAGAGGTGAAATGACTGTTAAAGATTTCTGGAAAAAAATCCCAGAGGGTGCTTCTTTAATCGGTTCATCACTCATTCGTCCATCTGCAATGGCAAAAGTTATGGGAACATGGGATTTCGGTGCTGATTTAGGATTGAAACTTCCTTCAACTACGCTTCATGCAAAACTTGTTCAAGCAAAAGTTTCTCATGCTAATATCATCTCAATCGACACTGAAGAAGCTAAAAAAGTTCCAGGTGTTGTAGCTGTTCTTACGTATAAAGATGTAAAAGGAACAAACCGCATTAACGGTTTGGCATTCCCTTCTAACAAAGGTGATGGACTTGACAGACCAATCTTAAATGACAAAAAAATCTTCCAATTTGGTGATGCGATTGCTATCGTTTTAGCGGACAATGAAAAAGCGGCTCATGCGGGTGTGGACAAAGTTAAAGTGGTATTGGAAGAATTACCAGCTTATATGAATGCACCAGATGCGATGGCAGACGATGCGATTGAAATTCATCCGGGCACTCCTAACGTTTACTTTACAAACTATATCGCAAAAGGTGGCGAAACATCTTCTATTATGAAAAGTGCTCCACATGTTGTTGAAGACAACTTCTATGTACAAAGACAACCACACTTACCTCTTGAGCCAGATGTTGGTTTTGCGTATGTTAATGATGAAGGCAAGTTGATTATTCACTCTAAGAGTATTGCACTTCACTTCCACTCATTGATGATTGCAGAAGGTCTTGGCATGAAAGCTGAAGATGTCTTTATTGTTCAAAACAATATCGGTGCGACATTTGGTTATAAATTTAGTCCAACGATTGAAGCACTCTTAGGTGTTGCAACATTGGCTACTGGAAGACCAGTTTATCTTGAATTTAATATGTTCCAACAAATCACTTATACAGGTAAACGTTCACCATTCTGGACAACCATGAAAATGGCTGCTGATAAAGAGGGTAAACTCTTGGCATTAGAGTCTGATTGGAGCGTTGACCATGGTCCTTACTCAGAATTTGGTGACTTGTTAACTCAACGTGGCTTCCAATTTGGTGGTGCTGGTTATAATATTGCTAATATCCGTGGTAACGGACGCACTGTTTGTACAAACCATGGTTGGGGTTCAGCATTCCGTGGATACGGTGCTCCTGAGATCATGTTCCCATCCGAAGTACTTATTGATGAATTAGCGGTTAAAGCAGGGTTTGATCCATTTGAATTCAGATATAAAAATATTTATAGACCAGGTGCAACAACACCAACAGGTTGTGCTCCAGATGCATACTGTTTGGAAGGATTGTTTGATAAATCACGTCCAGTTTATGAGCTTGCTAAAAAAACAGCTGCTGCAAAAAATGCAGCTAGTGATGGAGTCAAAAAATACGGTGTTGGCGTTTCTGTTAATATTTATGGTTGTGGTTTGGATGGTCCAGACACATCTGAAGCATGGGCAGAAATTACACCAAAAGGTGTAGCTGTTGGTACATCATGGGAAGATCATGGACAAGGTGCAGATATCGGTACATTGACTTATGCACACGAAACACTAAGACCACTCAATCTTACTGTTGATCAAATTGATCTAGTCATGAACGATATGACTAAAACACCAAACAGTGGACCATCAGGCGGTAGCCGTCAAAACCTTGTAACAGGTAATGCGATCACAGTTGCGTGCCGTAACTTACTTGAAGGTTTGAAAAAAGCAGATGGTACATACAGAACTTATGCTGAGATGGTTGCTGAAGGTCGTGAAGTTAAATACATGGGTAAATGGACAGCACCATGTACTGACACACCTCCAACAGGCGGACAAGGAAATCCATTTGCGGGTTACATGTACGGCGTTTGTGTAGCAGAAGTTGAGGTTGATGTCACAACGGGTAAAACACAAGTTGAGAAAATGACACTCGCTTCAGACATCGGTACTATCATCAATAAACTAGCCGCTGATGGTCAAATGTACGGTGGTTTGACTCAAGGTATTGGTCTAGCACTTAGTGAAGACTTTGATGATCTCAAAAAACATACAACACTTACTGGTTGTGGTATTCCAAAAATCAAAGATGTTCCTGATAGCTTGAATCTTATCTATACCGAAACACCAAGAGCAAACAACTTCTACGGTGCTTCTGGTGCGGGTGAAATGCCTCTTGCGGCTCCTCACGCAGCGATTATTAACGCGATTTACAATGCGTGTGGTGCAAGAGTTACTCACTTGCCAGCACGTCCAGAGAAAGTTTTAGCAGCTTTGAAAAAATAG
- a CDS encoding DVU_1557 family redox protein has product MENKIDTTTPWMCDKCHQALVSKKVKVRYLDGNFEVDLLKCPTCNMVFISEDLALGKILEVEKGLEDK; this is encoded by the coding sequence ATGGAAAATAAAATCGATACAACAACCCCATGGATGTGTGACAAATGCCATCAAGCATTGGTTTCAAAAAAGGTAAAAGTCCGCTATCTTGATGGCAATTTTGAAGTTGATCTTTTAAAATGCCCAACTTGTAATATGGTTTTTATTAGTGAAGATTTGGCTTTGGGAAAAATACTTGAAGTCGAAAAAGGGCTGGAGGACAAGTAG
- a CDS encoding DVU_1555 family C-GCAxxG-C-C protein produces MDDLSLRLFKFSSAGFCCAQMMYKLALEDEGSHNDDLVRSAQGLCRGIADTQKTCGVLTGGIGVLGLYGAKGNETEDANDDFQRMVRELHEWFKTEFGSTKCVTLIGERDFSGADFSYKTICAGMIQKAYIKVCEILIEHGYEYGTRE; encoded by the coding sequence ATGGATGATTTATCACTACGTTTATTTAAATTCTCATCAGCGGGCTTTTGCTGTGCGCAGATGATGTATAAACTCGCTCTTGAAGATGAAGGGTCTCACAATGATGACTTGGTACGCTCCGCGCAAGGCCTTTGCAGGGGCATTGCCGACACACAAAAAACTTGCGGTGTGCTTACGGGGGGCATTGGTGTTTTAGGGCTTTATGGTGCAAAAGGAAACGAAACTGAAGATGCAAATGACGATTTTCAACGGATGGTAAGAGAATTGCACGAGTGGTTTAAAACGGAATTTGGCTCAACCAAATGTGTTACACTCATTGGAGAAAGGGATTTTTCGGGAGCTGATTTCAGTTATAAAACTATCTGTGCAGGTATGATTCAAAAAGCATACATCAAAGTCTGTGAGATTTTGATAGAGCATGGTTACGAGTACGGCACTAGAGAGTAG
- a CDS encoding response regulator transcription factor, which produces MKILLLEDDILLNESITKYLTTVGHAITSARDGNVCLEILEKEKFDLLVFDINVPNINGLSILETLHAQKKIIPIIFISALIDIEDISRAFELGCYDYLKKPFHLKELNLRIDRISKTAKKEMHHKVLSASYSFNNENMTLYFHDEPQVLSKRQLQIIQFLAHNRGFVCSYDMFRESVWSDFDMDVDEATIRTEVNRLKNHLKEDFIVNIRGSGYMIKVPSL; this is translated from the coding sequence ATGAAAATTTTACTCTTAGAAGATGATATACTGCTTAACGAATCGATCACAAAGTACCTCACGACCGTTGGTCATGCCATAACTTCTGCCAGGGACGGTAATGTGTGCTTAGAAATCTTAGAGAAAGAAAAATTTGACTTGCTCGTTTTTGACATTAATGTGCCCAACATTAATGGCTTGAGCATTTTGGAGACATTGCACGCGCAAAAAAAGATCATACCTATTATTTTTATCTCTGCTCTTATTGACATCGAAGATATATCAAGAGCTTTTGAACTTGGATGCTATGATTATTTGAAAAAACCTTTTCATTTAAAAGAGCTCAACCTGAGAATCGATAGAATTTCAAAAACCGCTAAAAAAGAGATGCATCACAAAGTCCTCTCTGCCTCTTACAGTTTCAATAATGAAAATATGACGCTTTACTTTCATGATGAGCCCCAGGTTTTATCCAAACGACAACTTCAAATTATCCAATTTCTGGCACACAATCGAGGATTTGTCTGTAGCTACGATATGTTCAGAGAAAGTGTATGGAGTGATTTCGATATGGATGTTGACGAAGCAACCATACGAACAGAAGTCAATCGCCTAAAAAATCATTTGAAAGAAGATTTCATCGTCAATATTAGAGGTAGTGGCTATATGATTAAAGTTCCTTCATTGTAA